One window from the genome of Pyrobaculum ferrireducens encodes:
- a CDS encoding DEAD/DEAH box helicase: MGFLEALLGDPGREVVYIKTDDAETPEVCCRVGDVARREVADVFTSLGISSLYRYQYDAVQSIRSGRDTVVVAGTGMGKTEAFLIPILEASMEALGGPVALVLYPTKALARDQLARLRRYGDRLGVRVMVYDGDTPPRERRLLYEMPPHVVISNPDMVSQALMHVAKFREMLRRVRYVVLDDFHVYTGVFGSHMYYLLRRVRRFVRPVFIATSATVGNPAEFAQALFDSDRVNVVWGPLGRRGRLVQVLARPRFRSKWAEAARLAALCIEQGMKCLVFTDSHRYSEIIYRALKISGWGDRVAVHRAGLDPEERKAVEEAFKRGEVDVVISTPTLELGIDIGDVDAAVLASIPPSYSRYLQRIGRVGRRGQTGYVVQILGNDPISQYYRNYPHEFFSRFPEPLGFEKENEDVATLHVLAAAADAPLRERDLTSFERRLAERLEAEGALTRVGRFYRITPRGRERLSMLSLRGSPHVVKIKTGDGRVLGERELPLALYELHPEAIYMHGGRTYVSRSLDLERRVAVVEPADAEDLMTQALEDMEPEIVEVLREGVVEGVPYQYGRLRIKMTVYGYALKRFTTEETLGEYSIDPLTYEFETRGAVFYMPHVRFSANDALDWEARAKGYHAAEHVLISATEIALGAAKTDLGGISYPDGVVVIYDSHVGGNGTTKLLIENFRRVAEVAYKIVKGCDCVDGCPKCVYSPYCGNNNKMLSRKNAMRILEIVLGGGGAPSVREVPKGVRGLV; this comes from the coding sequence GTGGGTTTTCTAGAGGCGTTGCTCGGGGATCCCGGCAGGGAGGTGGTGTATATAAAAACAGACGACGCGGAGACCCCCGAGGTGTGTTGCCGCGTCGGGGACGTGGCGAGGAGGGAGGTGGCAGACGTGTTTACATCTCTCGGCATTTCCAGCCTATACAGGTATCAATACGACGCGGTGCAGAGCATTAGGTCGGGGAGGGACACAGTCGTGGTTGCCGGCACGGGCATGGGGAAGACAGAGGCCTTCCTAATCCCAATTCTCGAAGCCTCCATGGAGGCGTTGGGCGGACCCGTCGCCCTTGTGCTTTACCCCACCAAAGCCCTGGCCAGGGATCAGCTGGCGAGGCTGAGGAGGTACGGAGATAGGCTGGGGGTGAGGGTTATGGTGTACGACGGAGACACGCCCCCGAGGGAGAGGCGCCTTCTCTACGAGATGCCTCCCCACGTCGTCATAAGCAACCCCGACATGGTGAGCCAGGCCTTGATGCATGTGGCGAAGTTTAGAGAGATGCTGAGGAGAGTCCGCTACGTCGTGCTAGACGACTTCCACGTATACACAGGGGTTTTCGGCTCACACATGTACTACCTCCTCCGTAGGGTGAGGAGGTTCGTGAGGCCGGTGTTTATAGCGACAAGCGCCACTGTGGGGAACCCCGCCGAGTTCGCCCAGGCCCTTTTCGACAGCGACAGGGTGAACGTGGTGTGGGGACCTTTGGGGAGGCGCGGGAGGCTTGTGCAGGTGCTGGCGAGGCCCCGTTTTAGATCTAAGTGGGCGGAGGCGGCGCGGCTGGCGGCGTTGTGTATAGAGCAGGGCATGAAGTGTCTGGTGTTCACCGACAGCCACCGCTACAGCGAGATTATATACCGCGCGCTGAAAATAAGCGGCTGGGGAGATAGAGTAGCTGTACACCGCGCTGGCCTAGACCCCGAGGAGCGTAAGGCGGTGGAAGAGGCCTTTAAAAGAGGCGAGGTAGACGTCGTCATATCCACCCCCACCTTGGAGCTCGGGATAGATATAGGCGATGTCGACGCCGCCGTGCTAGCCTCAATCCCGCCCTCGTACAGCAGGTACCTACAGCGCATAGGCAGAGTCGGCCGACGCGGCCAGACAGGCTACGTTGTGCAGATTCTGGGAAACGACCCCATCTCCCAGTACTACCGGAACTACCCCCACGAATTCTTCTCCAGATTCCCAGAGCCTCTGGGCTTCGAGAAGGAGAATGAGGACGTAGCCACTCTACACGTGCTAGCAGCCGCGGCTGATGCCCCCCTGAGGGAGAGAGACCTCACCTCCTTCGAGCGCCGCCTGGCGGAGAGGCTGGAGGCGGAGGGCGCTCTGACGCGGGTAGGCCGCTTCTACAGAATTACACCCCGCGGCAGAGAGCGCCTCTCCATGCTCAGCCTCAGGGGATCCCCCCACGTGGTCAAGATTAAGACGGGGGACGGGAGGGTGCTGGGGGAGAGGGAGCTACCCTTGGCGCTGTACGAGCTACACCCAGAGGCTATCTACATGCACGGCGGGAGGACGTACGTATCGAGGTCGCTTGATTTGGAGAGACGCGTAGCCGTCGTCGAGCCGGCAGACGCCGAAGACTTAATGACCCAGGCGCTGGAGGACATGGAGCCCGAGATAGTGGAGGTCTTACGCGAAGGCGTTGTGGAAGGGGTTCCGTACCAGTACGGGCGGCTTAGGATAAAGATGACGGTCTACGGCTACGCCCTCAAGCGCTTCACCACAGAGGAGACCCTGGGCGAATACAGCATCGACCCCCTCACCTATGAGTTCGAGACTAGAGGCGCCGTGTTCTACATGCCGCACGTCCGCTTCAGCGCTAACGATGCCCTAGACTGGGAAGCCCGGGCTAAGGGCTACCACGCCGCCGAGCACGTCTTGATATCTGCAACAGAGATAGCGCTTGGAGCCGCCAAGACGGACCTGGGCGGCATCAGCTATCCAGACGGAGTCGTGGTGATTTACGACTCCCACGTAGGCGGCAACGGCACCACCAAACTCCTCATAGAAAACTTCAGGAGGGTCGCCGAGGTGGCGTATAAAATAGTTAAGGGATGTGACTGCGTAGACGGATGCCCCAAATGTGTCTACAGCCCGTACTGCGGCAACAACAACAAAATGTTGTCAAGGAAAAACGCCATGAGGATACTTGAAATAGTGCTCGGGGGAGGGGGCGCCCCCTCTGTCAGAGAGGTACCAAAGGGCGTGAGGGGGCTCGTCTAG
- a CDS encoding MFS transporter translates to MRSINLATLLFFTANGVAIVAIPPYLRDLGVRSESVIGAVVSTAFFVSIVARPLSGFLGERVGYTRLMSIGVNLAIAAQLMYLLGSPGWVQVGRVFHGLSIATFLPMSIALSVVEGARAIATRSLAVGVGNVLGPLAGSVIYDVGGAKLSFTTALAIHAANWILIRGASGGAAGGGSREPGLGVEGRVFLFMALLTLYAATYMSISTFIPVKLRDHGMPLTYWGLFTSVAALLSLLPRAFLMKAGLVNPVTAAVATAVTLMGMLLATYAEDPVAFAISGAVYGLGQGAVVVTYQILALSGSKRAGLSSSIYTMGWDLGSIIGPIAGGALVESLGYSALHVIPLVMALDIAVLFLYAIRR, encoded by the coding sequence TTGAGATCTATAAACCTCGCTACGCTTCTCTTTTTTACCGCTAATGGAGTGGCTATTGTAGCAATCCCGCCGTATCTCCGCGACCTAGGGGTGAGGAGCGAGTCGGTAATAGGCGCAGTTGTGTCGACGGCGTTCTTCGTGTCGATAGTAGCCCGCCCCCTCAGCGGGTTTCTAGGCGAGAGGGTAGGCTACACAAGGCTCATGAGCATCGGAGTCAACCTGGCGATCGCGGCGCAGCTCATGTACCTATTGGGAAGCCCGGGGTGGGTGCAGGTGGGGAGGGTGTTCCACGGACTGTCCATCGCCACATTCCTCCCCATGTCTATAGCGCTGTCGGTGGTGGAGGGGGCGAGGGCCATCGCGACCCGTTCGCTGGCTGTAGGCGTCGGCAACGTTCTAGGTCCCTTGGCGGGCTCCGTAATATACGACGTTGGGGGCGCCAAGCTGTCTTTCACAACCGCCTTGGCGATACACGCAGCTAACTGGATCTTGATCCGGGGGGCGAGCGGCGGAGCCGCGGGCGGCGGCTCCCGGGAGCCGGGCCTCGGAGTGGAGGGTCGTGTATTTCTCTTCATGGCTCTCCTTACTCTCTACGCGGCGACTTATATGAGCATCTCCACCTTCATTCCGGTTAAGCTTAGAGACCACGGCATGCCTCTCACCTACTGGGGGCTCTTCACCTCTGTTGCGGCGCTCCTGAGTCTTCTCCCCCGGGCTTTCTTAATGAAGGCGGGGCTTGTGAATCCAGTGACCGCGGCTGTGGCCACGGCGGTGACCCTGATGGGGATGTTGCTGGCCACCTACGCGGAGGACCCCGTGGCTTTTGCGATCTCTGGGGCCGTATACGGCCTTGGGCAAGGCGCGGTGGTGGTGACGTACCAGATACTCGCCCTCTCCGGTAGCAAAAGGGCGGGGCTGTCTAGTTCGATATACACCATGGGCTGGGACCTGGGGTCGATAATAGGCCCCATCGCCGGCGGCGCTCTGGTGGAGTCCCTGGGCTACTCGGCACTGCACGTAATCCCCCTGGTCATGGCGCTGGACATCGCCGTCCTGTTTTTATACGCCATCCGCAGGTAG
- a CDS encoding adenosine-specific kinase: MSIRFEVVEVPIPQGTNVIVGHAHFIKTVEDLYEALVTSVPGVKFGIAFCEASGKRLIRHEGNDEELRKLAIDVCRRIAAGHVFVIYIRNAWPINVLNAVKNVQEVVRLYAATANPLKIIVAEVEPERRGVVGVVDGHSPLGVEAEDDREERKKFLREVTKYKL, encoded by the coding sequence ATGTCGATTAGGTTTGAGGTAGTTGAAGTCCCCATACCCCAGGGCACCAACGTGATTGTGGGGCATGCGCACTTCATTAAGACCGTCGAGGATCTATATGAGGCTCTCGTCACATCTGTCCCCGGGGTTAAGTTCGGCATTGCGTTTTGCGAGGCGTCTGGGAAGCGGCTGATTAGACACGAGGGCAACGACGAGGAGTTGAGAAAACTTGCTATTGATGTATGTAGGAGAATAGCGGCTGGACATGTATTTGTTATATACATACGAAACGCCTGGCCGATTAACGTTCTGAACGCCGTTAAAAACGTGCAGGAGGTTGTCAGGCTTTACGCGGCCACGGCGAACCCCCTAAAGATTATTGTCGCCGAGGTGGAGCCCGAGAGGAGGGGAGTTGTAGGCGTCGTGGACGGCCACTCGCCGCTCGGCGTAGAGGCCGAGGACGACAGGGAGGAGAGGAAGAAATTCCTTAGAGAGGTTACGAAGTACAAGCTTTGA
- a CDS encoding Fur family transcriptional regulator codes for MESTQVVQVLRDRGYRVTPQRVEVINIVLEKLAKREHPTFNDILNEVKQKMPSISASTVYSILRLLEDSGLVTSFEHNGRTYYDSVSPHINVVCVNSDKVIDIVDENVVNLLRERGVQPLAITVKALCAGQ; via the coding sequence ATGGAGTCAACACAGGTGGTGCAGGTCTTGAGGGACAGGGGGTACAGGGTGACTCCTCAGAGAGTTGAAGTTATAAATATTGTACTTGAAAAGCTGGCGAAGAGAGAACACCCCACGTTCAACGACATCCTGAATGAGGTTAAGCAGAAGATGCCCTCTATAAGTGCGAGCACCGTGTACTCCATACTTAGGCTCCTCGAAGACTCGGGACTCGTGACGTCTTTTGAACACAATGGCAGGACCTACTACGACAGCGTGTCGCCACATATAAACGTGGTATGCGTAAATTCAGACAAGGTTATTGACATAGTAGACGAGAACGTTGTGAATCTACTGAGGGAGAGGGGGGTCCAGCCCTTGGCGATTACAGTCAAGGCCCTCTGCGCCGGGCAGTAA
- a CDS encoding NAD(P)/FAD-dependent oxidoreductase: MYDFLVVGAGIVGMATAYHLQRLSPSSKILVVDQYAGVGMGDTAKSAAAFRTAFTSWINRVLAKTSVDFYRKVQDGGVDLGMRFVGYLFMVPEDSVGLMQRVAGELREMGVAVEIYKELSVPVRFRVSGDEEAREMELPDIAFGLLVKEAGIMDPEKLVRFYYEEYVKGGGEVMFNTKVETVLFSPRRPLGIPGEPFTWQAVRASGVETSAGVIEARNVIIATGAWSERLMDAMGFGLPLKPRKRQVFVVKADGEMSRLLHMGLADRDYGPMIILPKGVYLRPEPSEGTFWIGVADRRPFRFEEVPEAEEPLWRFGIYPVLTKYIPAAEGKSPQNAWAGHYDENVVDYQPVVDRLAEGLYVAAGTSGSGIMKADAIGRIAAHLALGHERAELYGGTVVDSNILRHNRCFEEERLVI; encoded by the coding sequence ATGTACGATTTTCTCGTGGTAGGGGCGGGGATAGTCGGCATGGCCACGGCCTACCACCTACAGCGCCTCTCCCCCAGCTCCAAAATCCTCGTAGTGGATCAATACGCCGGGGTGGGCATGGGCGACACGGCGAAGTCCGCCGCGGCCTTTAGAACAGCCTTTACGTCATGGATCAACCGCGTGCTTGCGAAAACCAGCGTAGACTTCTACCGAAAGGTTCAAGACGGCGGCGTGGATCTAGGCATGAGGTTTGTGGGTTATTTATTCATGGTCCCCGAGGACAGCGTAGGGTTGATGCAGAGAGTTGCCGGCGAGTTGAGAGAGATGGGCGTAGCTGTGGAGATATACAAGGAGCTCAGCGTGCCGGTGAGGTTTAGGGTGTCGGGCGACGAGGAGGCGAGGGAAATGGAGTTGCCAGACATCGCCTTTGGGCTGTTGGTAAAGGAGGCGGGGATTATGGATCCAGAGAAGTTGGTGAGGTTCTACTACGAGGAGTACGTGAAAGGCGGAGGCGAGGTTATGTTCAACACGAAGGTGGAGACTGTGCTCTTCTCGCCTAGGAGGCCCCTCGGCATACCCGGGGAGCCCTTCACGTGGCAGGCGGTGAGGGCCTCCGGCGTCGAGACGTCGGCGGGGGTGATTGAGGCGAGGAACGTGATTATAGCTACCGGGGCGTGGAGCGAGAGGTTGATGGACGCCATGGGGTTCGGCCTCCCTCTGAAGCCGAGGAAAAGACAAGTCTTCGTAGTTAAGGCAGACGGCGAGATGAGTAGATTGCTCCACATGGGGCTGGCGGATAGGGACTACGGCCCCATGATCATCCTACCAAAAGGCGTCTACCTCAGGCCGGAGCCTAGCGAGGGTACCTTCTGGATCGGCGTGGCTGACAGAAGGCCCTTCCGGTTTGAGGAGGTGCCTGAGGCCGAGGAGCCTCTGTGGCGCTTCGGCATATACCCAGTGTTGACGAAGTACATCCCCGCGGCGGAGGGGAAATCGCCTCAAAACGCGTGGGCTGGCCACTACGACGAGAACGTCGTCGACTATCAGCCGGTGGTGGATAGACTCGCCGAGGGGCTATACGTAGCCGCCGGGACAAGCGGCTCGGGGATAATGAAGGCAGACGCCATAGGCAGGATTGCGGCGCACCTGGCGCTTGGACATGAGCGGGCTGAGCTCTACGGCGGCACGGTGGTGGATAGCAACATTCTGAGACACAATAGGTGTTTCGAGGAAGAGCGCTTGGTGATATAG
- the sucC gene encoding ADP-forming succinate--CoA ligase subunit beta, protein MKLHEYEAKESFSKYGVRIPPGRVATTPEEVRRIASELGPPVVLKAQVVVAGRGKAGGIKTANTPEEAYEFSQKMFGMNIKGLAVKKIYVTKYVEVSREMYLSLIIDRATRRYLFLVSPIGGVDIEEIAKTAPEKIKRVYVDPFVGLRDYHVRAIVSWLGFQQGTPQWQQAASIVNAMYRIMVDYDAELVESNPLALTKDGDVIPLDARVIVDDNSLYRHPDLEKALEEDPRDVTEFEAYAKKIGFHYVELDGDIGIIGNGAGLTMSTMDLVYHFGGRPANFLDIGGGASREVVREAVKVLLNHPRVKVIFINIFGGITRADEVAWGVRDALAQTGGAGKNIVVRMKGTNEELGKAILAEVGIPLFESAEEAAKKAVELAGA, encoded by the coding sequence ATGAAGCTACATGAGTATGAAGCTAAGGAATCGTTTTCAAAATACGGGGTTAGAATCCCGCCGGGCAGAGTTGCGACAACGCCTGAGGAAGTCCGCAGAATTGCCAGCGAGCTGGGGCCGCCTGTTGTTCTCAAGGCGCAGGTCGTGGTGGCGGGGAGGGGCAAAGCCGGCGGTATAAAGACGGCGAATACGCCGGAGGAGGCGTACGAGTTTTCACAGAAGATGTTTGGTATGAATATCAAGGGGCTTGCTGTGAAGAAGATCTACGTCACGAAATACGTCGAGGTGAGTAGGGAGATGTATCTATCGCTGATCATTGACAGGGCAACGCGTAGATATCTGTTTCTCGTGTCGCCAATAGGCGGCGTGGATATCGAAGAGATTGCCAAGACCGCCCCTGAAAAGATTAAGCGAGTCTACGTGGATCCCTTTGTGGGGCTGAGGGATTACCATGTAAGAGCTATAGTGTCTTGGCTCGGCTTCCAGCAGGGCACCCCCCAGTGGCAACAAGCGGCGTCTATTGTAAATGCTATGTATAGAATAATGGTGGACTACGACGCCGAGTTGGTAGAGAGCAACCCGCTGGCGCTTACAAAAGACGGGGACGTCATACCCCTCGACGCCAGGGTGATAGTCGACGACAACTCGCTGTATAGACACCCAGATTTAGAAAAAGCCCTGGAGGAGGATCCCCGAGACGTGACGGAGTTCGAGGCGTATGCGAAGAAAATCGGCTTCCACTACGTCGAGCTCGACGGGGACATCGGTATAATTGGGAACGGGGCCGGGCTCACGATGTCCACCATGGACCTTGTGTACCACTTCGGCGGGAGGCCGGCGAACTTCCTAGATATCGGCGGCGGGGCTAGCAGAGAGGTGGTGAGGGAGGCGGTCAAGGTGCTCCTCAACCACCCCAGAGTCAAGGTGATTTTTATAAATATCTTCGGCGGCATAACTAGGGCGGATGAGGTGGCCTGGGGGGTGAGGGACGCCCTTGCTCAGACCGGCGGGGCTGGCAAGAATATTGTGGTAAGGATGAAGGGCACCAACGAGGAGCTGGGCAAGGCCATACTTGCCGAGGTCGGGATTCCGCTTTTTGAAAGTGCAGAGGAGGCGGCTAAGAAAGCTGTCGAGCTGGCGGGGGCATGA
- the sucD gene encoding succinate--CoA ligase subunit alpha has protein sequence MTVLVGPNTRVVVQGATGREGSFHLQRMLEYGTKVVAGVTPGKGGSTVHGVPVYDTVEEAVRKHGANASAIFVPAKFAADALMEAVDAGVELAVVITEHIPVHDTLRAVNYARARGVTVIGPNCPGIVAPPVRTKIGIMPNSIYQTPGKIAVVSRSGTLTYEISYQLVRAGFGINVAIGVGGDPIVGLDLMEATLKVAADPEVEGIVVIGEVGGDAEERLAKLYAEGAINKPMVAYVAGRTAPPGKRMGHAGAIVMLGSGDAKSKIEAFRSAGVPVAETPFEVPQLLAKLLKK, from the coding sequence ATGACGGTGCTTGTGGGTCCCAACACTAGAGTAGTTGTCCAGGGCGCCACCGGGCGCGAGGGCTCTTTCCACCTCCAGCGGATGCTAGAATACGGCACTAAGGTGGTGGCCGGCGTCACGCCGGGTAAGGGAGGCTCCACCGTCCACGGCGTGCCGGTCTACGACACTGTGGAGGAGGCTGTGCGTAAACACGGAGCAAACGCCTCAGCCATCTTCGTACCTGCAAAATTCGCAGCCGACGCCTTGATGGAGGCTGTCGATGCTGGTGTCGAGCTCGCGGTGGTGATAACAGAGCACATACCTGTGCACGACACGTTGCGTGCTGTGAATTACGCCAGGGCGAGGGGGGTGACCGTAATTGGGCCCAACTGTCCCGGGATAGTGGCGCCCCCCGTGCGGACAAAGATAGGCATAATGCCCAACAGCATATACCAAACCCCCGGCAAAATCGCCGTGGTGAGCAGGTCGGGCACGTTGACCTATGAGATATCGTACCAGCTGGTAAGGGCAGGTTTTGGCATCAACGTAGCGATAGGCGTCGGCGGCGATCCAATAGTAGGGCTCGACTTGATGGAGGCCACTCTCAAGGTGGCGGCAGACCCAGAGGTGGAGGGGATTGTGGTCATCGGCGAAGTAGGCGGCGACGCGGAAGAGAGGCTGGCGAAGCTGTACGCAGAAGGCGCGATAAACAAGCCCATGGTGGCGTACGTAGCCGGCCGCACCGCCCCGCCGGGCAAGCGCATGGGACATGCAGGGGCCATCGTCATGTTGGGCTCCGGAGACGCCAAGAGTAAAATCGAGGCGTTTAGATCAGCCGGCGTGCCGGTCGCCGAGACGCCGTTTGAGGTGCCCCAGTTGCTGGCAAAGCTACTAAAGAAGTAG